In Hoeflea sp. 108, the genomic stretch GAACGGATTGCCGCCGGCCCAATAGATGAGCCGGATGTCGGGATAGTTCCGGGTCTTGCCATTGTAGGTAAACGGAGCGCCGGGGTTGAGCAGCATGTCGGAGATGCGGGCGACCGGAATGAAGTCCGGCACGCCTGGCTTGAGCTGCGAGAAGGTCGGGCCCTTGACCTTGGCATGCGCAGATCCGACCAGATTGGCTGCACCGTAACCCACGCCGAAACCACCGCCGGGCGTGCCTATCTGGCCAAGCATCGCCGCCAGTGTCACCACCATCCAGAATGGCTGTTCGCCATGGCTGGCGCGTTGCATCGACCATGACACGTTGAGCATGGTGCGCGATGACGCCATGCTGCGTGCAAGGTCGACGATCGTCGTGGCGGGCACGCCGCTGATCGCTTCCGCCCAGCGGGGCGTCTTGGCGATGCCGTCGGCCTCGCCGGTGAGATAGGGCGCAAACTTGTCGAAGCCGGTGCAGCAGCGCTCGAGGAAGGCCTGGTCGTGCATGCCTTCTGTGTAGACAACCCAGGCGAGCGCAAGCATCACCGCCGTGTCGGTGTTGGGCCGGCAGGGTATCCAGCTGGTGACGTCGGCATTGGCGCCGATGTTGTCACGCACAGGGCCGATATTGACGAAGCGGACGCCCGCCTTGCGCATGGCCGCCAGGCCGGAAGGCACGCCATGCAGGTTCACTCCGCCGGCGTTGATCTGTGAATTCTTGACCGGCACGCCGCCAAAGGTGACGAACAGTTCGCAATGCTCGGCCAGCAAATCCCATGACGAGTGACTCGCCATCAGCTCATCCATGCTGGCGACGATGTGCGGCAGAATGACGTTGGCCGCACCCAGGCTGTAGGAGTCGACATGCCGGACATAGCCGCCGGCGGCATTGAGGAAGCGATGGACCTGGCTCTGGGCATGGTGGAAGCGGCCGGCGCTCGACCAGCCATAGGAGCCGCCGAAGATCGCCGAATTGCCGAAGGTGGTACGCACCCGGTCGATCTCGGCTGCGACCAGCTCAAGGGCCAGTTCCCAGTCGACCTCGACGAATGGATCGAGCCCGCGACGCTGCGGTGCAGAGCCCGGGCCGTTGTCGAGCCAGCTTTTGCGGATCGAAGGACGCCGGACCCGAAGCCTGTTGAGCTCCGGGGCCAGCTGGTAGAGGCCAATCGGGCTGGGATCCCGATCGCGCCCGAACGCCTTGAGGGAGGGCATTTCGTTTCCTCGGGGTTCGACCTCATAGGTGCCCCAGTGGGAAAGCGTGTAGTTGGTCATGCCCTGTGGTCCGTTGCCCGCCCGAGGTCTTAGCTCTCGATTTCGGCGAAGAGCTTCTTCATATCCTCGTTCGAGTAGGTCTTGTCGATGATCAGTTCCTCGCCCTGGATGTGCCAGGACAGGGCTGGGCCGCTGATGTCGCCATAGGCATCGAACTCGATCGTGCCGAGCGAGCCGACGAACTTGATCGGCTTGCCTGCCTTGATCAACTCCAGCGCTTTCTTGAACTCGGCCGGACCCGTGCCGATCACTTCGCCATCCGCGGCCTGCGTTTTGCGGACCGCATCGCGGATAGACGAACCGGACAGGTCCGGTGCGATGTTCATGGCAAGGCCGAGGATCATGACGGCGTCGTATTCGCTATAAATGCCGGGGCCGTCGGAGCTGATCCCGTATGCGGCGTTGAACGCCTGCTTGAAGGCCTCGATCTCGGGGCCGGCCACTGATGCATTGTCGGTGCCGAAGGCCTTGGTCAGATATTTGGCGCCAACCGCCTTCACGAAGTCGGGGCTGCGCAGCGCGTTGTTGAGAATCAGGTCCTGGGTGCCGCCAAGCGAGATCCATTCGCGGGCGATCGTGGCGCCGTCCTGCGGGAAGGCGACGAGGAACATCGCATCCGGCTTTTCGGCGAGAGCTGCCGAAACCTCGGCGCGATAGGAAGCCTGGTTCTCGTTGAAGGCGACCGCCTTCACCACTTCGCCCCCGAGTTTTTCTGTCGCCTTGGAGAAATCCTTCACCAGGCTCGCGCCGTAGTCGTTGTTGACGTAGATGACCGCGATGCGCTTGAAGCCGCGCTCGGCGGCGATCTTGGCCGGCGGATAAGCAAGGTTCTTGACCGTCGGCTGGGTGCGGAAGAAGAACCCGCCGGTCTTGCCTTCCTGGGCGAGCGTGGTCAGCGTCGGCGCCGAAGCGCAGCAGGCGATCTGGGGGATTTGCGAAGGAGCTGCAACCGAAGTCAGGATCGGGATGGTGACGCCGCTGCCGATGCTGGCGGTCAAGGCCTTGACGCCCTCGACATCAACCAGAAACTTGGCCGCGTCGACGCCGACATTGGGCTGGCCCTGGTCGTCGCGCAGCACGAACTCTACCTGGCAACCCTTGATGCCGCCGCCCTCGTTGATGTTGGCGATGGCGAGCTGCGCGCTTTTGGCGATGTTCTTGCCCACCGCGCCCATCGAGCCGGTCAGCGACAGCACGCCGCCGATCTTGACCGGGCAGGCTGCATCTTCGGCCTTGGCCGAGGTGGAGAATGCGGTTGCCGCGAGCAGGCTGGCCAGCAGGAGGCCCTTTGTCTTGTTCATCTCGAGTCTTCCCCTTGTTTGCATGATGGCATCCGCGTGCTTCGTCTCGGGCCTTTGTTGCCCGTTGGTCAAGCCGCCGCGGAGCGTTCCTCTTTCTCCATCATTTGATCATAAGCGCACAAAAAACTACGCTTGTAAAGCAACCTCGGAAATGCGCTCGAAGATCCCGGCTGGAGAGGGATTTTTATGATAAAATGTAGCGATAACAACATGTTGATTGCAATGTCGCACTGCGCGATGCCATGCTTTCGACCCATCTCCGGCACTGGTTCTGGCCCGAAATTGCCATTGAACGGATCACATTTTTTGCAAGTTTCGCGCCTTAACGAGCTGTCGGACCCGCGTCCGACCGTTCGGCTCAGGATACCGACTTGCCCTCAGGCGGCCACCTGTAAGGACGGCCGGTTCGCACGGATGATCGAACCGGGATGTACGGTAGCGATGACCAATGGTGGGTTGACGATTGTTGTCACGGCTGGCAGCCGTGGGCCATTTCGATCCACGCGGATCGCCAATCGTTCGAAAGGCTCTTTCCCCTTAGAGGCCGAGGACCAGCGCTCCGCCGGTCAACCCCGCGCCGGCGGCCGCGAGCAGCAGCTTTTCGCCTGACAGGAATGGTCGGATGCAATGTGTCAATGAAAGCGACAGCGGGATCGTCGCGGCAGACGAATTGCCGTAGTCGGCGATGGTCTTGACGATCCTGTCGTCGGCGATGCCGAGCGATTTGCCGACGGCGTTGAAGATGCGCGCGTTGGCCTGGTGCGGTACGAAGCGGCTGACATCGCTGGCGGCGAGGCCTGCAGCAGCGAGCGCGTCCGCCGAGCAGCGGCCCATCATCTCCACCGCCTTGACGAAGACCTCGCGGCCGTTGGCAATGGTCATGCGCGTGTCGGCAATGTCGAGCTCGTCGGCGAAAGGCCGGCTGCTGCCGCCGGCCGGGATCTGGATCAGGCCGTAGCCGCTGCCGTCGGCGGCGACCGAGGCGCCGAGGATGCCATGCCCGGCTTCCGCAGAAGGCGCCAGGACGACAGCACCGGCGGCATCGGCGAACAGCACGGCACTTGCGCGCTCGGCCGGGTTGATGCGGCGGCTCAACATGTTGGCGGCGATGACTATGGCCGGTTTGTTGTGCAGCCGCACGAAGCCGTCGGCAAAGGTAAGTGCATAGATGAAGCCGGCGCAGGCGCCGGCGAGGTCGACGCCGCCGGCATTGGCGAGCCCGAGCCCGTGGGCTACCAGCGGGGCGCTCGGCGGCAACAGATGATCTGGCGTCGAGGTGGCAAGCAGCAGCAGGCCAATGTCGCCGCGCGCGATTCCGGTCTGTTTCAGCGCCATTTCGCCGGCCTTGGCGGCCAGTCCCGACAGCGTGTCCCCGGGTTCTGCCCAAAAGCGTGAGCGGATGCCGGTGCGGGTTTCGATCCAGCCGGCGTCGAGGCCAAGGCTCGCCTCGATCTCGGCGTTGTCGACCTTGCGGGCCGGAACGTGGTGGCCGAAGCCAGCGATGCGCGCGGTGCGGCTCATCCTGTAGCGGCCAGCTCGGCCGCCTCGTCGACTGTATCGTAGAGCCGGTCGAGTTCGGCAGAGGTCACACAATAGGGCGGCAGCACGTAGATGACGTTGCCAAGCGGCCGGACCAGAAG encodes the following:
- a CDS encoding molybdopterin guanine dinucleotide-containing S/N-oxide reductase, with product MTNYTLSHWGTYEVEPRGNEMPSLKAFGRDRDPSPIGLYQLAPELNRLRVRRPSIRKSWLDNGPGSAPQRRGLDPFVEVDWELALELVAAEIDRVRTTFGNSAIFGGSYGWSSAGRFHHAQSQVHRFLNAAGGYVRHVDSYSLGAANVILPHIVASMDELMASHSSWDLLAEHCELFVTFGGVPVKNSQINAGGVNLHGVPSGLAAMRKAGVRFVNIGPVRDNIGANADVTSWIPCRPNTDTAVMLALAWVVYTEGMHDQAFLERCCTGFDKFAPYLTGEADGIAKTPRWAEAISGVPATTIVDLARSMASSRTMLNVSWSMQRASHGEQPFWMVVTLAAMLGQIGTPGGGFGVGYGAANLVGSAHAKVKGPTFSQLKPGVPDFIPVARISDMLLNPGAPFTYNGKTRNYPDIRLIYWAGGNPFHHHQDLNRFLTAWQKPATVIVNEQYWTPTAKRADIVLPATISLERNDIGSSTLEAYFVAMKQAVPPAGEARDDYAIFAELAERLGCGYIFSEGLDADGWLPRLYEECRDINRQRGLDLPDFDTFWQDGLIDLTPLDKPVNMLGDFVADPEKKPLGTPSGKIEIFSERIASFGLDDCPGHAVWLEPQEWLGADLAGTFPLHLLTDQPARRLHSQLDASPYSQGGKSDGRERVYMNASDAARRGLNENQVVELFNDRGRCLAAVAISDDIMPGVARLNTGAWFDPDPKTGLDKHGNPNVLTLDVPASGLSQGCSAQTCLIEITAFTGIPPVVTAFCLPEFVKP
- a CDS encoding beta-ketoacyl-ACP synthase III, translated to MSRTARIAGFGHHVPARKVDNAEIEASLGLDAGWIETRTGIRSRFWAEPGDTLSGLAAKAGEMALKQTGIARGDIGLLLLATSTPDHLLPPSAPLVAHGLGLANAGGVDLAGACAGFIYALTFADGFVRLHNKPAIVIAANMLSRRINPAERASAVLFADAAGAVVLAPSAEAGHGILGASVAADGSGYGLIQIPAGGSSRPFADELDIADTRMTIANGREVFVKAVEMMGRCSADALAAAGLAASDVSRFVPHQANARIFNAVGKSLGIADDRIVKTIADYGNSSAATIPLSLSLTHCIRPFLSGEKLLLAAAGAGLTGGALVLGL
- a CDS encoding ABC transporter substrate-binding protein; its protein translation is MNKTKGLLLASLLAATAFSTSAKAEDAACPVKIGGVLSLTGSMGAVGKNIAKSAQLAIANINEGGGIKGCQVEFVLRDDQGQPNVGVDAAKFLVDVEGVKALTASIGSGVTIPILTSVAAPSQIPQIACCASAPTLTTLAQEGKTGGFFFRTQPTVKNLAYPPAKIAAERGFKRIAVIYVNNDYGASLVKDFSKATEKLGGEVVKAVAFNENQASYRAEVSAALAEKPDAMFLVAFPQDGATIAREWISLGGTQDLILNNALRSPDFVKAVGAKYLTKAFGTDNASVAGPEIEAFKQAFNAAYGISSDGPGIYSEYDAVMILGLAMNIAPDLSGSSIRDAVRKTQAADGEVIGTGPAEFKKALELIKAGKPIKFVGSLGTIEFDAYGDISGPALSWHIQGEELIIDKTYSNEDMKKLFAEIES